The following coding sequences are from one bacterium SCSIO 12741 window:
- a CDS encoding mobile mystery protein A — translation MRKNKLQIEQLEFKMKILAPALQVSQPPTGWIKATRLALGMSLRQLAQRLFVTKQSLQELEQREKEGNITLKSLRDAAEALDMDLVYGFVPKDGSIDAMIEKRAQQMAMHMMAPTSHRLKLDDPENFEANLQNAIEERVTLLKYKLPRNLWD, via the coding sequence ATGAGAAAAAACAAATTGCAGATCGAGCAATTGGAGTTTAAGATGAAGATACTGGCGCCTGCCTTGCAGGTGAGTCAACCTCCAACCGGTTGGATCAAAGCTACCCGACTAGCATTAGGAATGTCGCTCCGCCAATTGGCTCAGCGACTTTTTGTTACCAAACAAAGCCTGCAAGAACTCGAACAAAGAGAAAAAGAAGGAAATATCACCCTCAAATCGCTGCGCGATGCAGCAGAAGCTTTGGACATGGATCTGGTTTACGGATTTGTTCCCAAAGACGGAAGTATTGATGCCATGATTGAAAAACGTGCTCAGCAAATGGCGATGCACATGATGGCTCCAACCTCCCACCGATTAAAACTGGATGACCCGGAAAACTTTGAAGCTAATCTTCAAAACGCCATAGAAGAGCGGGTTACCTTGCTCAAGTATAAACTACCAAGAAATTTGTGGGACTAA
- a CDS encoding BtaA family protein — translation MKFKNALDQLRDKLFESIHTNNLIYNTCWEDPRVDRKLMDIDKDSEIVMITSAGCNALDYLLDGPKAIHCVDMNRRQNALLELKLAFLKDMHYESFSHFFLHGRTPAATMIYEKFIRAYLSPEAALFWDEKIDYFTGFAWKKKTFYYRGTAGQFAWVFRKYLNARPKTSQLVEDLLEADTLERQREVYAELEPKLLNKMVRWLMNRQMTMSMLGVPRSQKEIITENFPGGMSEYVAASLRYIFTELPIEDNYFWYVYLKGEYSDTCLPEYLKPENFGMLCNRQNRISLNTSTLAGFLKDNPGKYTHFVLLDHQDWLAAYNKEALEEEWKLILENSAPGAKFLLRSAHAEPDFIPDFVWDACTEEKELVDKYKVLDRVGTYAGTLMLTRN, via the coding sequence ATGAAATTTAAGAATGCTTTAGACCAACTCCGCGACAAACTCTTCGAATCCATCCACACCAATAACCTGATCTACAATACCTGTTGGGAAGATCCCCGGGTAGACCGTAAGTTGATGGATATCGACAAAGACAGTGAAATCGTTATGATTACCTCGGCTGGTTGCAATGCCCTGGATTATCTGCTCGATGGACCCAAGGCCATCCACTGTGTGGACATGAACAGAAGACAAAATGCCCTTCTCGAATTGAAGTTGGCCTTTTTGAAAGACATGCACTACGAGTCGTTTTCGCACTTTTTCCTTCATGGTCGTACTCCTGCAGCCACCATGATATATGAGAAGTTTATCCGGGCCTATCTAAGTCCGGAAGCCGCTCTGTTTTGGGATGAGAAGATTGACTACTTTACCGGATTTGCCTGGAAGAAAAAGACCTTTTACTACCGGGGAACAGCTGGACAGTTTGCCTGGGTATTTCGTAAATACCTTAATGCTCGTCCCAAGACCAGTCAACTGGTGGAAGATCTGCTGGAAGCCGATACTTTGGAACGTCAGCGTGAAGTTTATGCCGAATTGGAACCGAAGCTTTTGAATAAAATGGTTAGGTGGTTGATGAACCGTCAAATGACCATGTCGATGTTGGGTGTACCGCGTTCTCAAAAAGAAATCATTACCGAGAATTTTCCAGGTGGAATGTCAGAATATGTAGCTGCCAGTCTGCGTTACATCTTTACCGAACTTCCTATTGAGGATAACTATTTCTGGTATGTATACCTAAAAGGAGAGTACTCCGATACCTGCTTGCCGGAATACCTAAAACCCGAAAACTTTGGAATGCTCTGCAATCGTCAAAATCGGATTTCCCTAAATACTTCCACTTTGGCTGGATTCTTAAAAGACAACCCTGGAAAGTACACCCACTTTGTCTTGCTTGATCACCAAGATTGGTTGGCCGCTTACAACAAAGAGGCCTTAGAAGAAGAGTGGAAGCTGATATTGGAGAACTCTGCTCCGGGAGCCAAATTCTTGCTGCGTTCGGCCCACGCAGAGCCCGACTTTATTCCAGACTTTGTTTGGGACGCTTGTACAGAAGAGAAAGAATTGGTGGACAAGTACAAAGTATTGGATCGGGTAGGAACCTATGCCGGTACACTGATGCTAACACGGAATTAA
- a CDS encoding GNAT family N-acetyltransferase: protein MNISAAYYQWNSTQPEADKTSFKKTLDTWKKKDLHQWIDNLHGSIHYLFINGNTVPYYLPNHRQRHEAYVGSIVNQYIVYGLEEYEEKNGKKPWIGWLKKGVAGLFRTLQLDKTIHIDMNLLSTSFASCNSALDYWEASAHLMERYPRHALVIRGMTRPELIEPLEDYGYWRITNRKIYQVDMSSGFPKKKRPLQQDVKRWTKQEDYEWRPVDYNDENELTRILELYRSIYLEKHSRLNPRYTPGFVRLALEKQWLMGEVLVNDKNYPVAVQLYLVQDGQITTPFIGYDVTVPREHRLYPFLNLRLMEKAQSGGYLLNMSSGAGTFKKQRGGVGQLEFLLVHDRHLPWFRRIPWRLLSYFTEKYARPYLEEHDV from the coding sequence ATGAACATTTCTGCGGCCTACTACCAGTGGAATTCTACTCAACCCGAAGCGGACAAAACAAGCTTTAAGAAAACGCTGGACACGTGGAAAAAGAAAGATCTCCATCAATGGATTGACAACCTGCATGGATCCATCCATTACCTCTTTATTAACGGTAACACCGTACCCTATTACCTGCCCAATCACCGGCAGCGTCATGAAGCTTATGTCGGCAGTATTGTCAACCAATACATTGTTTATGGGCTGGAGGAGTATGAAGAAAAAAACGGTAAAAAACCTTGGATTGGTTGGTTAAAAAAAGGGGTAGCAGGCTTGTTTCGCACCCTTCAACTGGACAAAACCATCCACATCGACATGAACCTTTTGAGTACTTCCTTTGCTTCCTGCAATTCAGCATTGGACTACTGGGAGGCTTCGGCCCACCTTATGGAGCGATATCCTCGGCATGCCTTGGTTATTCGTGGAATGACCCGTCCTGAATTGATTGAACCGCTGGAAGATTATGGTTACTGGCGAATAACCAATCGAAAGATTTACCAGGTAGATATGAGTAGCGGGTTTCCGAAGAAAAAACGCCCCTTGCAGCAGGATGTGAAACGGTGGACTAAACAAGAGGATTATGAATGGCGGCCGGTGGACTACAACGACGAAAATGAACTTACCCGTATTCTGGAATTGTACCGATCCATTTACCTGGAAAAACATTCCCGACTCAACCCTCGGTATACGCCCGGATTTGTTCGCCTTGCCTTAGAGAAGCAGTGGCTAATGGGCGAAGTGTTGGTGAATGATAAAAATTACCCCGTAGCAGTTCAATTGTACCTGGTGCAAGATGGGCAAATTACCACTCCTTTTATTGGCTATGATGTGACCGTTCCCCGGGAACATCGCCTCTACCCTTTTTTAAATCTAAGATTGATGGAAAAAGCGCAATCAGGAGGCTATTTGTTAAATATGAGCTCTGGGGCGGGGACCTTTAAAAAACAACGCGGAGGGGTGGGTCAGCTCGAGTTCCTTTTGGTACACGATCGCCATTTGCCCTGGTTCAGAAGAATTCCCTGGAGGTTGCTGTCTTACTTTACGGAAAAGTATGCTCGCCCATACCTGGAAGAGCACGACGTATAG